Proteins encoded together in one Psychrobacter sanguinis window:
- the tatB gene encoding Sec-independent protein translocase protein TatB, with the protein MFNFSFYELMVFGIIALIVLGPEKLPQAVRTVGTYYSKFRRTIGTLKAEMEAELDLAETRQLMQQELAKIRQSEAQMQKEMAQLRGSLQEFEQQNSQLKQAPLGQSTAQDNSETASETSAPTLTKKDIEKDGLSADTQSDTNYTYHTSVDSDPAHQLSATMTRPWKNMWFLLGDYDRARRLPPAPFLPNYTTNPLLYDLTPSSAKPTEVKP; encoded by the coding sequence ATGTTTAACTTCAGTTTTTATGAGCTTATGGTGTTCGGTATCATTGCGCTCATTGTTTTGGGTCCCGAAAAATTACCGCAAGCCGTACGGACGGTAGGTACTTATTATTCTAAGTTCCGACGTACCATCGGTACCTTAAAGGCTGAAATGGAAGCTGAACTGGATTTGGCAGAAACTCGGCAGCTTATGCAGCAAGAGTTGGCTAAAATTCGTCAGTCAGAAGCACAAATGCAAAAAGAGATGGCCCAACTGCGCGGCAGTTTGCAAGAGTTTGAACAACAAAACTCACAGTTAAAACAAGCGCCGCTTGGGCAATCTACTGCTCAAGATAACTCTGAAACAGCCAGTGAGACATCTGCTCCAACACTCACTAAGAAAGATATTGAAAAAGATGGGCTATCTGCGGATACTCAGTCAGATACAAACTACACCTATCATACCTCAGTCGACAGTGACCCGGCTCATCAGCTCAGCGCTACCATGACCCGTCCTTGGAAAAATATGTGGTTTTTGTTAGGAGACTATGACAGAGCAAGACGCTTGCCACCCGCGCCATTTTTACCAAATTATACCACCAACCCTTTGTTATACGATTTAACTCCTAGCTCAGCTAAGCCTACTGAGGTCAAACCATGA
- a CDS encoding Sec-independent protein translocase subunit TatA — protein sequence MSLSPMQLLIILGIAVLIFGTSKLKNAGKDLGGAVKGFKDAVKDEEEAHARAKNQPKVLDHETADTPEVKVTVEKVKAEDTHQS from the coding sequence ATGAGCCTATCTCCAATGCAGTTATTAATTATCCTCGGCATTGCTGTGCTTATCTTCGGCACCTCTAAATTAAAAAATGCGGGCAAAGACTTAGGCGGCGCTGTTAAAGGCTTCAAAGATGCCGTTAAGGATGAAGAAGAGGCGCACGCCAGAGCCAAAAACCAGCCAAAAGTTCTTGATCACGAGACCGCTGATACCCCAGAAGTAAAAGTGACCGTAGAAAAAGTAAAGGCTGAAGACACTCATCAATCTTAG
- the hisIE gene encoding bifunctional phosphoribosyl-AMP cyclohydrolase/phosphoribosyl-ATP diphosphatase HisIE has product MSNPNTPASENHNRLSTDDVNSDNHEYPVWLDEISYTADGLVPAIAQDKTTGEILMMAWMNRESLLLTAQTKTAVYFSRSRGKLWHKGETSGHTQIVHDIHLDCDADVIVLTVTQIGDIACHTGRKSCFYRKLDLTSASPSWETVAPVLKDPDDIYGTTSSDTTSAIIATVDNKTRETPSMATKTATSIDASTVLKQLDAVMAERKQADAKSSYVASLYAKGLNKILEKVGEEAVESIIAAKDLAFANNATNTMISADNETAPEYQALTDDLIYEIADVWFHTIVTLAWFNIQSDRVLVELARRFGLSGIDEKNSRTQ; this is encoded by the coding sequence ATGTCCAATCCCAATACACCAGCTAGTGAAAACCACAACCGTCTTAGCACAGATGATGTTAATAGTGATAACCACGAATACCCAGTATGGTTAGATGAGATTAGCTATACTGCCGATGGCTTAGTACCGGCAATTGCTCAAGATAAGACCACCGGTGAAATCTTAATGATGGCTTGGATGAATCGAGAGTCCTTGCTGCTTACCGCTCAGACCAAGACTGCTGTTTATTTTTCGCGTTCACGAGGCAAGTTGTGGCACAAAGGAGAGACATCAGGGCATACTCAAATTGTTCATGACATTCATTTAGACTGTGATGCCGATGTGATTGTGTTAACAGTGACCCAAATTGGCGATATTGCCTGTCATACTGGACGCAAATCTTGCTTTTACCGTAAGCTAGATTTGACATCAGCGTCACCTAGCTGGGAAACCGTAGCGCCTGTCCTTAAAGACCCAGATGATATTTATGGCACTACTTCCTCTGACACAACGAGTGCTATAATAGCAACGGTCGATAATAAGACCCGAGAGACGCCAAGTATGGCGACAAAGACGGCGACCTCTATCGATGCCAGTACGGTGCTAAAACAGTTAGATGCGGTAATGGCAGAGCGTAAACAAGCCGATGCCAAAAGCTCTTATGTGGCAAGCTTATATGCAAAAGGGCTGAACAAGATTTTAGAAAAAGTAGGTGAAGAAGCAGTAGAGAGTATTATAGCGGCTAAAGACTTGGCTTTTGCCAATAACGCCACGAACACTATGATTAGTGCAGATAATGAGACAGCCCCTGAGTATCAGGCTTTAACTGACGATCTCATCTATGAAATAGCGGACGTTTGGTTCCATACAATTGTCACATTAGCTTGGTTTAATATACAGTCCGATCGTGTCTTGGTAGAGTTAGCAAGACGGTTTGGGCTCTCTGGTATTGATGAGAAGAACAGCCGTACTCAATAG
- the rpmI gene encoding 50S ribosomal protein L35 has product MKVKMKTKRGAAKRFKKTANGFKRKQAFKRHILTKKSPKRIRQLRGTKLVHVADVAAVRRMCPYL; this is encoded by the coding sequence ATGAAAGTTAAAATGAAAACTAAGCGTGGCGCTGCTAAGCGTTTCAAAAAAACTGCTAACGGCTTCAAACGCAAACAAGCGTTCAAACGTCACATTCTGACCAAAAAGTCTCCTAAACGTATTCGCCAATTACGTGGTACGAAACTGGTACATGTTGCTGATGTAGCTGCGGTTCGCCGTATGTGCCCTTATTTATAA
- the rplT gene encoding 50S ribosomal protein L20 — protein MARVKRGVQANRRHKKILKRAKGYYGARSRVYRVAVQAVTKAGQYAYRDRRNKKRTFRRLWIARINAGARLNGLSYSRFINGLKKANIEIDRRVLADIAMHDAAAFTALTEKAKAALA, from the coding sequence ATGGCCCGTGTAAAACGTGGTGTTCAAGCAAACCGTCGTCACAAAAAAATCTTAAAGCGCGCTAAAGGTTATTACGGCGCTCGCTCAAGAGTTTATCGTGTAGCTGTACAAGCTGTAACTAAAGCTGGTCAGTATGCTTACCGTGACCGTCGCAACAAAAAACGTACTTTCCGTCGTCTATGGATCGCTCGTATCAACGCTGGTGCACGTTTAAATGGTTTAAGCTATAGCCGTTTCATCAATGGTTTGAAAAAAGCAAACATCGAAATCGATCGTCGCGTTCTAGCTGACATCGCTATGCATGATGCTGCTGCATTCACTGCATTGACTGAAAAAGCAAAAGCTGCCTTAGCTTAA
- the pheS gene encoding phenylalanine--tRNA ligase subunit alpha, whose amino-acid sequence MTQSDVSSPDNTTSAQDTTASNSPAENKRGLAELIASLPSLSDVLSELTEADLQGYVEAAKSAVSEIANSADLQQMRVTLTGKKSALTGWSKQMGKLDADSKKTLGGWLHQVRTQITDTLNAQQQALEEAALTAKLNAERVDITLPARGQQKGQLHPVTMTAQRMQQFFMQAGFNVATGPEVESDYYNFEALNIPSHHPARAMHDTFYFDAHYLLRTHTSPVQIRTMEAGEPPIRIICPGRVYRCDSDQTHSPMFHQLEGLMVTEHTTFAELKGLINEFLEAFFGKQLTVRFRPSFFPFTEPSAEVDILADNGKWLEVMGCGMVHPKVLTNCGIDSEKYTGFAFGMGIERFAMLYYGIDDLRLFFQNDVRFLRQFG is encoded by the coding sequence ATGACTCAATCTGACGTTTCATCCCCTGACAACACAACATCTGCTCAAGACACTACGGCATCAAACAGCCCTGCTGAGAATAAACGTGGCTTAGCTGAGCTTATTGCCAGTCTGCCAAGCTTATCTGATGTTTTAAGTGAGTTAACCGAAGCCGACTTACAAGGCTATGTTGAGGCAGCTAAATCTGCGGTTAGTGAGATTGCAAATAGTGCTGACTTGCAGCAAATGCGAGTAACACTAACAGGTAAAAAGAGCGCCTTAACCGGTTGGTCAAAACAAATGGGTAAGCTTGATGCCGATAGCAAGAAGACCCTAGGGGGTTGGTTGCATCAAGTACGTACTCAAATTACTGATACGCTTAATGCCCAGCAGCAAGCTTTAGAAGAAGCGGCACTGACGGCCAAGCTTAATGCCGAGCGTGTTGATATTACGTTGCCAGCTCGTGGTCAACAAAAAGGTCAATTGCACCCAGTAACCATGACCGCACAGCGTATGCAGCAATTCTTTATGCAAGCAGGCTTTAACGTAGCGACAGGTCCCGAAGTTGAAAGTGATTATTATAACTTTGAGGCATTGAATATTCCGTCGCATCATCCTGCGCGTGCCATGCACGATACCTTCTATTTTGACGCACATTATTTACTACGCACCCATACCAGCCCAGTACAGATTCGTACCATGGAAGCGGGTGAACCACCGATTCGTATTATTTGTCCAGGCCGTGTTTATCGCTGTGACTCCGATCAAACGCATTCTCCTATGTTCCATCAGCTTGAAGGCTTAATGGTGACGGAGCACACCACTTTTGCAGAGCTAAAAGGCTTAATCAATGAGTTTTTAGAAGCCTTCTTCGGTAAGCAATTGACGGTACGTTTCCGTCCCTCATTCTTCCCATTTACTGAACCATCAGCTGAAGTGGATATCCTAGCAGACAATGGTAAGTGGCTTGAAGTTATGGGCTGCGGTATGGTCCATCCCAAAGTATTGACCAACTGTGGTATCGACTCTGAAAAATATACCGGCTTTGCCTTCGGCATGGGTATTGAGCGCTTTGCCATGCTTTATTATGGTATAGATGATTTACGTTTGTTCTTCCAAAACGATGTTCGATTCTTACGCCAATTTGGATAA